CATAACCACCCATGCCACCATACGCAGTGCCACGCAAATGCACTTCACCTGTCAGGCGTTGCATTTGTGGACCACCATAGATTTGGAAGTTTTTGTTTTCACCCAATTTGGCACCAAGTAATAATGTGGCGTTTTGGGTGCGGATTTCTACGTTGGTGCCTTCGTCTTTTTGTTCTTCGGCAGTAGATGCGACATTTAACGCACTGCCTAAGTTGCGAGCAGTGGTTACAGTGCTAGCAAGCTGTGCTTGTAGTGCGGTAGTATCGCCACCAGCTGCTGCAGTTTGTGCGATGGCATTTTGTAACTGAGCAATACCAGCTTGGGCTTGTGCAAATCGTGCTTGGGCAGTTGCCACATTAGGAGCAAGACCACCAGTTAAAGCATTAACTGTTGCATCTGCCCCTTGGCTAACAAAGTTATTGCTACCACCATACTGTACCGCCGCACCCCATGGCTCATCATAAAGTACGCCCACACTAAACGTGTCATTAATGTCCGCTTTCACACCAAAACGCCCAAAATCATAGGCTTCGGCAATGTCAGAGATTGAGTTGTCAGAGATGTCCTTGCCTGACACATCCGCATCAATATAAGTATAGACCACTTCGCCATAAGTGCCATCTTGTAAAAATGCCGTGATGTCCTGCCCTGAACGGTCAAGACCTGCTGCATCTGCCACGCCAACTGCACTGATGGACGCAATCGCTACTGCTAAGTGTTTGTAGTTAAACATAGAACCACTCCGATTTATTACCATAAAATTTCCGTATGTCGCACATACACCTAGAAATCCTGCCAAAACATCCATACAACTGTTTTTACAATCGTATAACAAACGTTTTAACAAATGTTTCATTGCTACATATTAAAACAAAATAACTCATAAAGCAATAGCAAAAACCGCACAAAATCCCCATTTTTTGGCATTTCATCAAAAATTTGTAAATATGGATAAATGATTACAAATAATAATTATTATTATAAATTAAATACTGTTTTTTGTTTTATCCACTCAATAATGCGGTGGTCTGTCTGCCAATAAATCAAACGGAGCAATGCCGTCATCATCACGACTTTCTAAGAATTTATACAAAAGTTTTAATTGGTCTTGCAAGTCTTTTAACGTCTTATCCTGCTGGGCAATAACGTCATTTAGTGTATCTACCGTATTTTCAAGATAGGCGATTTTGATTTGTAAGTCAGTAATATCAGCGTGGGTGCCTGTCATTTTATTTTCCCCTTTAAGGTGTAAATTTGCTATAATTGGCACATTTTATCATTGAAAAGCAGGTAGTGGTATAAAAAGTATGCCAAACTAGGTTTTCCGTTCGCCCTTGTATCAACCCAACACCAAACCTAGATTATCTGCTAGAATGTTGTTGGGTTATACAAGCAAAGAGAACACGGGTTCGCCCTTAGTGTCTTAACACTGGTGCTCAGATGGTGTCCTTTGCTTGTCATCTTAACTCTGAATGGTATCTAAGTGCGTTTATTAAAACAGACACTGCATAAACAAGGCAAGAGACAGATGATACACTATATTGGCATAGACATCAGCAAAGCAAAGTTTGATGTTGCATTTATAAACCCAAGCACAAATAAAGTAAAAACCAAGGTTTTTAACAACAACAAAGCAGGCTTTGATTTACTGCTTGCTTGGTTAAAAACCAATGTCAGCAATCATCTTGATGAGCTACACATCATCCTAGAAGCAACAGGGGTTTATCATGAACACCTAAGTGAGTTTCTTGATGATAATAATATCAAGCAAAGCATTGTCAATCCTAACTATGTCCGCAAATTTGCAGACAGTTTGGGGGTAATCCATAAAACTGATAAAAAAGACAGCATTATTTTATCAAGGTATGGTTATAGCCACAAGCCTGAGGTTTGGGTAGCACCTAGCATTGAAGCCAAACAGCTAAAAGCTCTATTGGCTCGCTTAGAAGCACTCAAAGAAGATTTGCAACGAGAGCAAAACCGACAAGAGTTGCTCTTATCACCCAATCTGCCCGATTTGGTTAAAGCATCCATGCAAACAGTCATCAATGTCCTTCAAGAGGAAATTGCCAAACTCACCAAAGACATTGATGACTTTGTTGACAAACAACCAAGTTTAAAGCAAGACAAAACCTTACTTGAAACCATTGACGGCATTGGTTCTGTTATTGCCAAAGAAGTGGTATGCTTAATACATACCAAACAATTTAAAAAAGCCTCACAGATGGCTTCGTTTTTAGGCTTAATACCCAAACAAAGACAGTCAGGTGTCTTTAAGGGAGCAACCAAACTGTCCAAACAAGGGCAAGTCTCTTTGCGTGCTAAGCTGTATATGTCTGCAATGAGTGCCATTCGTTATAATAGCACCATTAAGGCATTTTATGAACGATTACAACAAAACGGTAAAACCAAAATGCAAGCCTTATGTGCTTGTATGCGTAAATTGGTACATATCTGTTTTGGTGTTATCAAAACCCAAACATCCTTTGAGCAACAAGTATCTTTAAGTTAGTTTGTAAGATACTAGATACCAGATACTTAAAAAACCATTGACTTAGGTGGGGTATCATGGTATCTGAGCCATGCCTGCGGGTGAAAGAAAACCTTTTCATGGTTCGACAAGCTCACCACGAACGGTTTTCTTAATAACATATTTTTAAACCAAAACCAAAAATCCGTATTGAAAATAAATTATGGCACTCATTCATCTAAAAAATATCTCTCTTGCCTTTGGCGTTGCCCCTGTCTTAGACCACGTTAATTTTAGCCTTGATGTGGGCGAGCGGGTGTGTCTGATTGGGCGAAATGGCGAAGGTAAATCCACACTCTTTAAGCTCATTGACGGCACACAAAGCCCCGATGACGGCGAGATTATCATTGCAGACGGTATCAAGATTGCCATGCTTGCCCAAGACGTGCCAAGCGATGACGGCACCTTGCTTGACATTGTCATGAATGGCGATGAAAAAGTGGCAACCCTGCTTCGCCAATACCACGACCTATCGGACAAATGCGGAACGGGCGACATGACCGCCTGCGAGCGTATGACGGACGTGCAACATGAGATTGACGCTTTGCATGGCTGGGAGCTAGAACGAAACGCTCGCACCTTACTTGACAACATGGGGCTAAACCCTACCGACCGCCTTGCCGACTTATCGGGCGGACGAAAAAGACGGGTTTTGCTCGCTCGGGCATTGGTGGTTAAGCCTGATGTGTTGCTACTTGATGAGCCGACCAACCATTTGGACGTAGAGAGCATTGACTGGCTAGAAAATTACCTGCTCGGGCAAAATTTGACCGTGCTGTTTATCACGCACGATCGCAAATTTGTGGATAATCTTGCCACTCGCATTGTGGAGCTAGACCGTGGCAAACTCTCCACTTATGACGTAACCCAAGGGGTTAAGGGCTATGCTCGCTATCAAGAGTTAAAGGAATTGGAGCTTGCCAGCGAACAAAAATCTTTTGAAGAATTTGACAAAAAACTTGCCCAAGAAGAAGTATGGATTCGCCAAGGCATTAAAGCAAGACGTACTCGTAACGAAGGGCGTGTGCGTGCGTTAAAGGCACTTCGTGAAGAGCGAAAACAACGCCGTGATGTGGTGGGGAGCGTTTCACTCACCCAAAACATATCCGAAAAATCGGGCAAAATCGTCTGTGAAGTCAAGGACTTAACTCTACAATATGACGGCAAAATACTGGTCAAAAACTTCTCAACCCTGCTCATGCGTGGCGACAAAGTCGGCATCATCGGTAATAATGGCGTGGGCAAAACCACCCTAATCCGCACCGTGCTTGGGCTTGATGACTCTGCCAAAGTGGGCGGTACGGTCAAGCTCGGCACAAACCTAAATATCGCCTTTTTTGACCAATTAAAAGACCAATTAGACTTTGATAAATCCGTTGCCGAAAACGTCTCTGAAGGCTCGGACTATGTGGACGTGGGCGGAAGACGCACGCACATTTTGGGGTATTTGCAGGACTTCTTGTTCACGCCAAACCGTGCCAGAACACCTGTCAAAGCCCTATCAGGGGGCGAAAAAGCCCGTGTATTGCTCGCCAAAAATTTGCTAAAACCTGCCAACGTCTTGGTGCTTGATGAGCCGACCAACGACCTTGACATGGCAACGCTTGAACTATTAGAAGAGTTTGTCGCAGGCTTTGACGGCACGATTTTGCTCATCAGCCACGACCGCACCTTTATGGACAACGTGGTAACGCAAACGTGGGTATTTGGCACGGACAAGGACGGTCATGGCGTGATTGATGAATATGTGGGCGGTTATCAAGATTATCTCACTCAAAAAGCCCGCCATGAACCAACCAAGCCCAAAGCGGATAAAGTTGAAAAATCAGAAACAGTCAAAGCTGACAAACCAAAATCCGACACGCCCAAAGCTGAACAAAAACGCAAACTCTCCTATAAAGAACAACGTGAATTAGAAAGCCTACCCAATGAAATTGCCGACCTTGAAAGCGAGCAAAGCGAGCTAAATGACAAACTGGCGGACGGTTCGTTATTTGTCAGTGATTTGGCATTGGCGACCCAATATAGCGAACGACTTGGCGAGATTGATGAGCTTTTAATGGAAAAATTAGAGCGTTGGGATGAATTGGAAAATTTGGTAAAATAAAAAGATTTTCAAGCCTTAGGTTTTCCGTTCGCCCTGAGCTTGTCGAAGGGTGATAGAAAACCGTAGGTTGCCCAAGCTCACCACGAACGGTTTTCTTAGTTTATTTCAAATTCAAAAGCGTATAAGACAAAAACAATGAGCAATAAAAACTGCTGTGGGGGCAATTGCCACACCGACAATCAAACCCCACAATCAAATAACCCACAAATTGACATTAAAAAAATGCCCGATTTGACCGCCACTCACAAACAAACAAGCATGGCGGACAAAGCCCCATTTCAATGGGAATTTTTATTGCCAAAATACTGGGGAATTTGGCTTGCGTTAATGATATTTTTACCGCTTGTTTATTTGCCACTTCGTATCCAGTTTTGGCTTGGCAGAAAAATTGGCGAATTGGCGTATATGCTTATCAAAAGACGGGTCAAAGATACGCTCACGAATTTAACCCTTGCCTTTCCCAATAAAAGCGATGATGAAAAAGTGCTAATCGCCAAACAGGTTTTTGTCAATCAAGGCATTGGTATTTTTGAGACGCTAAACGCATGGTTTCGCCCCAATGTCTTTAAACGCACGTTTAGCATTTCAGGATTACAGCATTTAATCACCGCTCAAAAAGAAAATAAAGCCGTGATATTATTGGGCGGGCATTTTACGACATTAGATTTGGGTGGGCGATTATGTACGCAGTTTTTCCCTGCTGACTGTCTATACCGTAAACAAAATAATCCGCTTTTGGAATGGTTTATCTATAATGGTCGCCGTCATATTTTTGATGAGCAGATTAATAGCCGTGATATGAAAAAACTCATCAGTCGAATTAAAGATAGTAAAGTGATATGGTATAGCCCTGACCAAGATTTTGGCTTGGAGCATGGGGTCATGGCGACATTTTTTGGCGTGCCGTCTGCAACCATTATCGCCCAAAGACGATTTGCCAGCATGAATAAAAAAAATCCGCCTGTGTTTATTGCCTTTGATATGATTCGCCAAACGCCTGACAATATCCCCAAAGGCAAACGCCCGCATTATCATATCAGCCTATCGCCTGTCATTGAAAATTACCCAAGCGATGATGAAGTGGCGGACGCCCAGCGTATTAACGACATCATGGAGCATAGTATCAAAAAGGATATTGCCCAATGGATGTGGTTTCATCGGCGGTTTAAAACGCAGGCGGACGGGACGGATTATTATGGGTGAGTTATTTTAACCAGTTTTCCACTCTTAGTCCGTCCACTCGGTTAAATTCACGTTCGTTATTGGTAACGACAACCAACCCTAAACTTCTGGCGTGTCCTGCTATCATGACATCATACGCCCCAATGGGTGTACCTTGTTTTTCAAGCGTGGCTTTGATGTTGGCGGTTTGAAAACTGGCACGAACATCATAATCCAATACGGTCAGCGTATCAGCAAATACTTCTAAGGCATGAAAGGATTTTTCACGAGACATGGACTTTTCAGCACCGACCGCCAGCTCCATGAGTGTTACGCTACTAATACAGAGCTCGTATTGATGTAGATTAAACCGCTCACGCACAATTTGCGGTTTGTTTTTCATGGCATAAATGCAAATATTGGTGTCAAGCATATAAGTCATCATGGGAAAAGCTCTTCTCGCTCTTGGGGCATGGGTTGTTCCCGTTCACTCATAAAATCATCTGGCACGTCCACATGGTCAAAAAAATAATCCCATGCCGACCCCGCAGGCGACAAGATGCGAGTATTACCCACCACTTTAACATCAACGTGCTTGATGTTATCAGGGAATGCCACGACTTTGGGTAGGCGAACAGCTTGGGTCTGGTTGGTTTTAAAGATACTGGCAACAGTCATAACAATTCCCCTTATGATTGTGTATATTTTAGATATATACATTATAAAATTTCCTGCTTATTTTGTCAAAATGATTTTTGCCAGACTATAAAAAATGATAAAATATAGGGTGTGCTTGCCTTTGGTATTTGCAATAAAAACTGATTAAAGCGAGAAACTTTATCGTATTATAAAAATGTTATCAATGTCAGACATGCCCTATATTTTAAAGAAAATTTTAAAAAAATTTGCTATAATTGACATTCATTTTGACAAGGATAAAACCATGCAACTTACCACAAGAGAATTGGTTGAAAAATTTGGCTCTCATCGCTTGATTGTGCTTGATGATGATGTTTTGGCAGATTTTGACGATGATACCGTGCTTTTATTATCCGCCCAAAAACCAACCAAAAAACCCATTTTGCCAGAAATTGCCAAATACGCCAATTTTTTAAAAAATGATGTTGCCGATGATAATGAAAATATTGACGAGCAAAGCAAACGCATCATGGCAATGCTAAATGCTGATGATAAACGCATTAAGGCAGGTTTATGAAAACCATTAGCATAGACACCAATATTCTTGCCCGTTATTTTTTGGGCGATGATATTGACCAACAAGAAATGGCATTGCAATTATTAAGTAATTATCAATGTTTTGTACCCATAACAGTGATATTAGAATTGGCGTGGGTATTACAATCTTACGATAAATCAAAACTAAGTGTCATTGAAAGTATTTTGATTTTATCAAAATTACCCACGATTATTTTAGAACATAAACAAGCGGTAATTTCTGCAATGCGTTGGGCGATTGAAGGCATGGATATTGCTGATGCCATTCATTTAGCCATTGCCAAACAGTATGATTATTTACCATTAAGCAGTTTTGATAAACGATTTATCAATAAATCAAAAAGCATTGATAATGCACCCATTTGCCAAACCGTCAAAAGTTTGATTGAACAATAATTTAACATTAAGAGAAAATCATGACCGCACCAACCACCAAACGCATTTTAACAGGCATTACCACCACAGGCATTCCCCATTTGGGCAACTATGTCGGAGCGATTCGCCCTGCCATTCAAGCGGTGCAAAACTCCGATGATGACGCCTTTTTCTTTTTGGCGGATTATCATGGGATTATCAAATGTTTTGACCCTGATGAGATTCATCGCTCCACCAAAGCCATTGCCGCCACTTGGATTGCCTGCGGTCTTGACCCCGAGAAAGTTACCTTTTATCGCCAGTCGGACATTCCTGAGATTCCTGAGCTTGCGTGGATTTTAAACTGCTCTTGTGCCAAAGGTCTGATGAACCGAGCCCACGCCTACAAAGCGAGCGTGGATATGAACCTTGCCAAAGAAGACACGGACGCTGACTTTGGTATCAGCATGGGGCTGTTTAGCTATCCTGTGCTGATGAGTGCGGATATTTTGATGTTTAACGCCACGCACGTCCCTGTCGGCAAAGACCAGATTCAGCACATTGAAATGGCACGAGACATTGCAGGGACGTTTAATTTTAAATACAAAGAGCTGTTCACGCTCCCGACTGCCGTAACGGACGAAAACACGCCCCTACTGACAGGGCTTGACGGTCGCAAAATGAGCAAATCCTACGGCAACACCATTCCGCTATTTGGGGACGGCAGTCCCACCATTGACCCGCAAAAGGCACTAAAAAAAGCAATCGGACAAATCGTAACCAACTCCCAAGCCCCCGAAGAACCCAAAAATCCCGATGAATGTAATATTTTTGAGATTTATAAGGCCTTTGCCACGCCTGATGAGATAAATGCCCTTGCCGAGCATTATAGACGTGGTATCGGTTGGGGCGAAGCTAAGGAGATTTTGTTTAACAAGATTGACGGCGAGATTGCTCCCATGCGTGAAAAATACGCTCATCTTATGGCAAATCCTAAGGAGCTTGAAGAGATTTTGCAAATGGGGGCGGTTAAGGCTCGCCGTGTCGCCCAAAAACAGCTCGATAAAACCAGACGTGCGATTGGGATTAAACCGCTTGCGAAGTTGAAATAAATGGATATTTTGCCCATTTTTATCAATTCATTAAAACCACTTTTGTGGTTTTTGCCAATATTTTTCATCATCGCCTTTTTAAAATCACCCTTATTTAAAGGGTGGTTTGGCGAAAAATTGGTAAATATAAAATCAAACAGTACTTTACCAACAGATATTTATCATGATTTTCATGATGTTTTAATTCAAGATGAATTTGGCATTACGCAAATTGACCATATTTATATTTCTAAATTTGGTATTTTTGTGGTGGAAACCAAAAATTATCAAGGTTGGATTTTTGGCAAAGTTCATGATAAAAAATGGGTGCAAAATATTTATGGCAAAAAGCAATTCTTTCAAAATCCATTACATCAAAATTACCGACACATCAAAGCCTTAGAAAAAACTTTAAATTTAACAAATGATTATTTTCATTCTGTTATTGTTTTTGCTGGGAATTGTGAATTAAAAAACTCTTTTCCTGATAATATTTGTTACTTATCAAATTTTACGGATTATATTTTATCCATAAAAGAACCCATACTTCGCCAAGATGAGATAGAGCGTTTAATTCATTTATTAAACATGAAAAGATTGGAAAACAATAAAACCAACAAAAAAGAACATATCAAACATTTAAGGCAAACCCATTAAATGACCGACACCGCCCAACCCGACACCCCCATCCGTATTTTTGATACGCCCGTTTCATCATTGCCTGATGATTTATATATCCCACCCCAAGCATTTGCGATATGGCTTGAACAATTTGCAGGCCCGCTTGATTTTTTGTTGTATTTGGTTAAAAAGAATAATTTTGATTTGACCGAAACCGCCATTTTACCGATTACCGAGCAGTATTTGACCTACATCAAAGAGCTTGATGATACTTATTTTGAACTGGCGGGCGATTATCTGCTCATGGCAAGTACGCTCATTGCCATAAAAAGCGAACTTTTGCTACCCCAACCTGAAATCATAGGCGAAGAGCTGAGCCCCAAAGCACGACTCATCAGACGGCTAGAAGAATATGCCCAAATCAAAGAAGCCAGTCGCCGACTAGACAGTCTCATCCGCCTAGAACGTGATGTGTTTTTGGCATTTGCAAGCCTGCCTAGTAGTGAAGCCATGAAAGCCGAATTGCCAAGCTACTCGCCCCAGATACTCATCAACAGCTTGATTACTATGCAAATCAAGCCTGATTATCAAATGCACCACATCAAGACCGACCCTGTGCCACTGCCTGAGCGTATCGCTAAGATTAGCCTGATGTTAAGCCAACAAGGCTCTGGCACGTTTGCCGAGCTACTCGATGAAACGCAGGGGCGTGTGGGCGTGGTCGTGAGTTTTGTGGCGGTGTTAGAGCTTCTAAAACGGGGGCTGATTGGCTTTGCTGACGGTGATGACGCCCTACTCAAAAGTGAGATAAATGTGGACATCGCCCAGAGTTTTCAGCTTGAAGTCATGGACGCCCCCACGTCCAAAAAAGGCAAGCAAAAAGACCCTTTATTTAACATCAACAACACCGGCTTTGACTTGTCCGAGCAGACTTTATATTGGCTTCATTGATCATTAGGGCGTGTTGAATATTGGTATTTGCAATGAAAAATGAGAAAAATCGCACGTTTTTCAAGGAAAAAACACAGGCTGATAGTCGTTCTATCAGCCAAGTTTTTGACGATGAAAAACAAGATTTAGCCATTTTTCATGCAAAAATTGGTTGAAATTGTCAAATTTTGCCATATCTATAAGAATGTTATAAATGTTCAACACGCCCTAGACAACCGTATGCAAAACAACCAACCCTTATCCACGCTTACACCCAACAGTGATAGCGACAAAATCGCTGATGACATCAAAGACACCCACGCCACTGCCACAGCGTTAAGTCGCTATATTGAAGTGCTACTGCACGCCAGCGAGTCGCCTTTGACGGCAGATGATTTAAAAAAGCATTTGATGATAAGCCAAGATGAATTTGATGTGGCACTGGCGGTGCTAGAAGAGCGTTTGTCGCACAGCGTGCTGACCCTTGCCAAGACCGCCAGTGGCTATCGCTTGCAAATCAAGGACTCGTACAGTCGCATCATTCATCAGGTATTCCCCGAACGCCAAGAGACCCTAAGCCAAGCCCTGTTAGAGACCCTAAGTGTCATCGCTTATAAACAGCCTGTTACTCGCTCGGATATCGAGCATATTCGTGGCGTGAGCGTGTCTAGCCATATCTTACGCCAACTGTTTGATAAGGGTTGGATTATGGAAAAGGGACATAAAGACGTGTTGGGTCGCCCTGCCTTATTGCACACCACCAAGGCGTTTTTGGACGCATTTGGTTTGACTGATTTAAAAGAATTGCCCGAATTGCCTGATTTGGAAAATTTTAAAGTGGACGGCTAGGGCTTATATTAAAATAACTGATTTCATGATATTGGGTTTTTATTAAACCGCTCAATTTACCTTAAATTATTTGATTTTAATTTATTTTAATTTATAATCATTTAATTTCAAAATACACCAATGACAGTAGGTGCGTATGACGCACCAATCAGATTTTTCATTTAAAAGGTGCGCGGTACGCACCTTACTATTATTTGATTTTAATTTTAATTTGGTATTATTAAATTGAGATATGTAGGGGTGAATTGTATTCGCCCAAGTATTTTATTTAAAAAATACATTTTAAAAATTTTAGGTATCTAATTAATCATATTTTCAATTATAAATTTACAACCATTAATATCGCAATTTCCCCTATTGATTTTAAAAATCCCACCCTATCTTTTTCTTTTGCGTTTTATCATCATAAATTTAATCATACGCTCGGAACGACGAAACCATTTTTCCATATGCACATAACTGATTGCCGAGAGAAAAATAATGGTAATCGGCAGAAGCATTGACCAATAGCCATATTTGGCATACAGCCACACCGCCACAAAGCCACCGCCAAAAAATCCCCACCATAACGCACTTTGTAGCACCACTTTGGCAAGACTGACCTTTCGCCCCACAAGCCAATGCCCCACAGTCGCCCCCAAATCGGACGTTACCCCAGTCAGATGCGTGGTACGCACCACCGCCCCATGATAGGTTGCCACCATGGAGTTTTGTAGTCCGCACGCCATGGCGATGAGCATTTGCCCGTAGTCGTTGCCCGATAGATACAGCGACAGACTGCCACAGAGCAGGACAAATTCTAGGTACATGGCATAGCCATAATGACGTTTGATGTGTAGCTCACTGCCCCCGATAATCATGCCACTTAGCACCGAGCCAAGCCAAAACGAGCCCACCGACACAAGCAGTAGCCATAGGTTTTCCCAGTCATGATGAAAAGACGTAACCGCCAGCAGGCTGATGTTGCCCGTAACGTGTGATGCCGAAACGTGAGTAAATCCCATGAGTGCGGTTGTATTCAAAATGCCAGCACTAAATGCCAACACCACCGCCCCACACAGTACCCAAGTGGGAAGTTGGTTTTGCATGACGGATGAATGAGTGATACCAAACCAATTAGTTTACAAAACTTTGGACAAAAATAAAAGCACACAACACAAGACGTGCTTGATTGTGTGCTGTTAAAATGTTACAAAATTTTACAAGACTTAGGCGTGTCTTACTCGGTATCGTCCGCCACCAGTTCTATAAGCTCACTGCTTAGTCCGACAGTATTAAACCCTGCGTCCACAAACAAAATCTCGCCTGTAATACCGCTCGCCCAAGGCGATAGCAGGAATAAAGCGGCGTTACCCACTTCCATTTGATTGACGTTGCGTTGTAAGGGCGTTACTTTTTCGGTAACGTCCAGCATTTTGCGGAATGACTTGATGCCACTGGCGGCAAGCGTACGAATGGGGCCTGCACTAATGGCATTGACACGAATGCCTTCTTTGCCCAGCGAGCTTGCCAAATAACGCACGGACGATTCTAGACTGGCTTTGGCAAGTCCCATGACGTTGTAATTTGGCAATACAGAAATACTGCCTTCATAAGTCAAAGTCAAAAGCGAACCTTGACGTTTGGCAAGCAATTCACGACTGGCTTTGGCAAGTGCCACAAAGCTGTATGAGCTGATGTCGTGAGCGATGGCAAAGCCTTCACGGGTCGTGGCGTCTGTAAAATCACCGTCCAACTGCTCGGCAGGGGCAAAACCAATGGCGTGTACCACACCGTTCACGCCGTCGCCCCAAATGCGAGCTACTTCATCAAAGCATTTGGCAATCTCATCATCCGAGCTAACATCACAAGGCAACACCGCCACCGCCCCAAAGGTCTCGGCCGCCATGTCTACCCGTTTTTTGATTTTGTCGTTGGGGTAAGTCAAAATCAGCTCCGCCCCTTCACGGTGCAAGCACTCGGCAATCGCCCACGCAATCGACAGCTTACTGGCAATGCCCGTTACCACAAATCGTTGACCTTTTAATAACATCAGTCGCTCCACGCATTTAGTTAAAATTGTTGGCATTATACCACAGATTTTGTCAAATGGGGAAAATTTAGGAACGATTGTAAACTTTTAATTAATCGCCATTTATTTGAATTTGGCTATTTTAAAAGGGTAAATTTAAAAAAGCAAAAATTACAACCCATTACCATGACAAAGCACACAAACCATTTGGCAAATCTTGTCTTTTTCGCTATAATATCACGTTTATTTTTATTTGATAATACCATGTGCCAACATTGCGACAGCCACGCCACGCCCGCCTTTTCTTTTGATGTAGAAGCCACCGCCCAGAACTACGCCAATATCATCTCCGCCAGTGGCGAGAACCTAAGCCGTGAAGGACTGCTTGATACGCCCATGCGTGCCGCCAAAGCCTTTCGGGACTTGACGGCAGGCTATCATCAAGACCTGCATACGGTTGCCAATAATGCCATTTTTGCCAGCGATAATGCTGATTTGGTGCTTGTGCAAAACATTGAATTTTATTCATTGTGCGAACATCACATCCTGCCATTTTTTGGCGTGGCACACATCGGCTATCTGCCAAATGGTAAGGTATTGGGCTTATCCAAACTGGCTCGCATTGTTGATATGTATGCCAAACGCCTACAAATCCAAGAAAACTTAACCAAACAAGTCGCCCAAGCCATTCATGAGCTTACGAACTGTCGTGGTGTGGCGGTCGTCATGGACGCAAGCCATATGTGCATGATGATGCGTGGCGTGGGCAAACAACAGTCCACCACCCGCACCACCTGTATGCTTGGGGTGTATGAGACGGACAATCAAGCCAGAAATGAATTTTTGAGCACCATTCCTAAGCGTGTGCCAGCATTTGGCTGATGGTGATCTATTTTAGAATTAGAAATAGGCACGATAAAAAGCCCTTAATGTAGAGTTAAGGGCTTTTTAATTGGGTTAATGATGGGTTAAATGATGTGGATTAACCCAAAAACGCATTATACATCCAAATTTCTTTTTCTTGGGCTTGAACATATTC
This Moraxella sp. K1664 DNA region includes the following protein-coding sequences:
- the folE gene encoding GTP cyclohydrolase I FolE, encoding MCQHCDSHATPAFSFDVEATAQNYANIISASGENLSREGLLDTPMRAAKAFRDLTAGYHQDLHTVANNAIFASDNADLVLVQNIEFYSLCEHHILPFFGVAHIGYLPNGKVLGLSKLARIVDMYAKRLQIQENLTKQVAQAIHELTNCRGVAVVMDASHMCMMMRGVGKQQSTTRTTCMLGVYETDNQARNEFLSTIPKRVPAFG
- a CDS encoding enoyl-ACP reductase, producing the protein MLLKGQRFVVTGIASKLSIAWAIAECLHREGAELILTYPNDKIKKRVDMAAETFGAVAVLPCDVSSDDEIAKCFDEVARIWGDGVNGVVHAIGFAPAEQLDGDFTDATTREGFAIAHDISSYSFVALAKASRELLAKRQGSLLTLTYEGSISVLPNYNVMGLAKASLESSVRYLASSLGKEGIRVNAISAGPIRTLAASGIKSFRKMLDVTEKVTPLQRNVNQMEVGNAALFLLSPWASGITGEILFVDAGFNTVGLSSELIELVADDTE